The Peromyscus leucopus breed LL Stock chromosome 10, UCI_PerLeu_2.1, whole genome shotgun sequence genome segment gtttctctgcgtagctttgcgcctttcctggaacttactctgtagcccaggctggcctcaaactcacagagatccgagcCTGTCCCTCCGCCCGGCTGTTTCAGATTTAAAGGTGCTAGGCTCAGACCATCGGCTGCCAGTTCTTACAAAGGTTGCTAGGGGGGAACTTGTTGAGAACTTCCGATTCATCTGTGTGTTTTGGAAGATGGCTGCTAAATGCCTTTGTTCTCAGTCACAGAAGACACAACTTCTGAGTGTTCATATTCTCCAGACAGAATTGTTTCAGTCTGTCTCTTAAACTGAGTTGGCATGACTCCCTCTTCTCTGTAGCTATTTATTCTAAATTTGTCTTAATATTTCAAAACCactcttttgagtttttgttttgtttttcaaggtggTTTCTCTATTTAACAGCCCTTGCtatcctgggactcgctttgtagaccagactggcattgaactcacagagatccacctgcctctgcctcctaagtgctgggattaaaggcaagctcCACCACCTTCCAGCTCCAAAACCACTCTTTACGAGTGACCTATTTGTAATACTTAATAGTTGTTTACATTTTTGCTTTTTggagatttcattttaaatagtTATGTTTGCTCTCTAATCATTAACAAAAAATAAGAACTATAAGGAACACACAGGTCTCTTGGTAAAAGATTACAGAGGTATTCAGACTGGTAAAGCCTGGGCTGCTTGGGATTTGTGGTTCTGTTTACATGGTATTTCTACCCCTGCAAAAAAGTCTTCGTTGGGGAAATACTCATACACTGGGACACCCAGAGGCAGCTGGTGCTCACAGGGGccaaaaagatgtgtgtgtgtgtttgactcaTTAGATGTAGAGGAGTTGTGAAGACAGTCTGTATTTTAGCAAATAGCCTAGGTAATTCTTAGGATTAGACCAGTTTAAGAAACActtaattcacaaaaaaaaaaaaaaaaaaaaaaaaaaaattgatttcctaaaaaaactttcaaaaaaaattttatgaatGACTCAAACTCTGAGATGAAGCTTTAGATTTCTTGCTTTTTGTGGTAAATAGATGAATGATCTGTCTCAATAGTAAAACATAAAGATATGTCCCTTGGGTTGTGAATATTGCCAGCTGGAAACTGACTTGTATGTCATagaaatctgatttttaaaaaaaggtgccTGTTAGACATGTTTAGTCCAGTTCTAAGACaggtgtgtggtctgtgtgtctttgtgcctCCTACCCACCTAGGTCATTGTCGTGGGGAACCCAGCCAACACAAACTGCCTGACGGCCTCCAAGGCAGCCCCGTCCATCCCCAAGGAGAACTTCAGTTGCCTGACTCGCTTGGACCACAACCGAGCAAAATCTCAGGTAAGAAGATTTTGGCTTTTAAAACTCAAAGATTTAGGCtgtaaaacttttttcttttttaaaataattaaattattttaaaataattaaattttggtttgtgtgtttgttgtttttgttgagcAGGAAACTATTCCtttgtttaaattaaaagttAAGGAGTCTTTGGATCTATTCTCTAAAGGCCAGAAGCTGGCTTGCCTCCTTATTTTTATCTTCAAGTAACCAATTGTgaaccagtgtgtgtgtatatataccaatTATAATTCAACACAATGGCTAATGTTGCCTTGTTATAGTAGTTAAAATTAGTTACAAAGCAGTCTGCACCAGTGAGAACCagttggtgcctagcccaactgtaatcagagaagcttcacccagcaactgatggaaacagatgcagagacccacagccagacactaggcagagctcagggaatcctggggaagagaggaggaaggattgtagaagccagtgGAGtaaagggcaccacaagaaagcCCACAGACCCAaccaacctgggctcataggggctcacagagactgaacggaCAAccagcctgcatgggactgacctaggcattctgcacatatgtgacagttgtgtggcttgatcttcTTAGGAGACTCCTAACAGTAAAAGCAGGTGTTCTCATACACTGTTGCccgctttggggaccctttcctcctaccagatGCCTtaacagaagaggaggtgcctagtctcactgcaacttgatataccatggctggccaATATCCatgtgaggagggggaggaaccgggaggagaggagggaggggaaactggttggaatgaaaaaacaaagtaaataaataaaaacaaaaaagttacaaATGAAATAACACACAGCACATAGTTTAATCATGTCATGTGTGAAGCTTATAGAACAAAAGACTTGAGTGGTGTTTATACTCATTGTTCTCTGTAGCTGAGCAATCAAAATTAGATTTTAACGCTCAgtgttaatcttttaaaatattttacataattattactattatcaaaGTATTCCTTCCATGAGAGTTAGATAAAGATGTGAAGGGCATCGGTGACTAGGAGGTCAGTAGCTCTTCAGAACACTGGGAGCTAAGGCGCTCTCCCAGGCCAGCTTCTGCAGCCTTCTCTGTTCTGGAGCTCTCAGACACAgcactctttccttctctctggcaCTGTGTGTCCATCCTTCAGCCACAGAGCATGGCTTCTGTGTAGGTCTATGGGAGctgtgctatttatttattatgttagcTTGAAGAAAACttagacaggtttctctgcgtagctttgcgctttctggagctcacttggtagcccaggctggctcgaactcacagagtccgcctgctctgctccgagtgctgggattaaaggcatgcaccgccgccgcccggcatgaaaacttttttttaaacaggaaattaTATGAGTTtaaagttagaaaataaaaaccactgtCTTACACTGAGAGTTGACTCCTTCAGCTCTGGAATAtccaataaaagataaaataggggttggggatttagctcagtgatagagcgcttgcctagcgcaaggccctgggttcagtcctcagctctggggggaaaaaagataaaataatttgcaTGTGTTAACTTTACTAAAAAGATTGATGCTTTAGGTAGCTTTTAATTCTCATGGTGACTGTACAGGGCATTTATTGCACTCGTTTTATAGATAAGAAACATGAGACCCaaagagatcagggagcctgccCAAAGTCACAAAGCTAAGTAATGATGGAGCTTCTAGATTTACCTGGATATAAACTAACCCCTGTATGTGTTCTAAGCAGCAGTACTAAGTGAacgaaatacatttttttttttttttttgaatttttttttttattttgttctactcattcacagttaatacagaaaatacttggaaacatttccatttccatataatgtttgacatagaaatcatcaaatagaagtatacaatgttgacaggaggcagtacatttataatttgtaaccccaaatgtatttataaattcgaaatggaaagatctacaaatgaaattatgaaggttcaccaaagtcatttaatctgtcagtttctcattcatttttatgtcttaataatattctattgtatgaataatgaataagccacattttatttctctccagtatttgatagctatttgagttgttttaactttttaactattagcaacacactgctgtaaactttcatgtacatgtttcataggtgcacattttcagtagtttgaggatatattcctaagggtagaattgttgagtaacagagtaacaatgttttgcattttgaccaaccaccaaactgttttgccaaagtggcacaccattttacaatctcaccaaatccttgtttttaaggctctgatttttgtacaaaagcattcaatcattctgtcagaccaaaccaagaaaagtaagctatagttcagagctgttctattccatttactatgcaaagcatcttgcgtttgcaactctcagcctttagtattcttgcagtgttcaccttttcctcacactttttttttttttttttctggtttatttctatctattacaaatgtataaaaaatctccatcaacgctgctgttagcagcagaaccttgagaaatatacctttggtttgcctcagaaaaggaaataCATCTTACTAGCCCTTACCATTGCTGTTACATaataaaaacacagtaaaattgctgctgttattgtttttattattaagagatatATAGCCTAAAGTTGAAAGACTCCTCTCATAAATATCTTCTTCAACATCCCAGTTACCATAGGCAGTTTATTCAGTGAGATGCTTTGGGCTGTAGGCAGTGTGGTGGCCGAAAGGGATGGGACCCGACTGGAGGACAGGTGTAAGCGAAGTTTGCTGCGTCTTAGATGTGGGCTGACTTTAGTTCTAGAGTCCGAAGAGGTGAGGTGACACCAAAGCCTTCTCATGAGCCACCTCAGCAGGAGCAGAGGTTGGACAGTCCTGCTTCCGCAAGGGTCACAGAGTGGCACTTTGTCCCAGTGCATGAAACAGTTTCCCTCAATGGGGCAAAAGTCATGAATGAACCAAGAGTGACGTTCTCGTGGTACATCACATTTGACACACACACTGACTCACAAGCCCTTGACTAGGCCGTTTCATTCTGTCAATCTGGCACAGTGAGAGCCATCAGAAGCTTCTGAAGAAGCATTTTCTTCCTCTTACAGACGTTGTTATTCCAAATGAAAAGTAATTAAAcccaaataaaattttctttcatgaaTCATGACAAGTTCTCTATTATTTATTCAAAAACTCAAAAGCTTTAGTTACCTACTGACTGATCTGTCACCTGAGCTCTCCTGTGCATGTAAACCCCAAAGCTGGATGTGTACACataatatgtacatatgcacaagATGATTTGACAGTGCACTGCTGTTGGGGGAAGAAAATTACAAGGATTGGAGAATTAGTCAAAAACTTAGCAGTTCTACATGACAGACTTGAAAGTTTGCCTAAGGAAGCAAGAAATGTTATCCTTTGTATGTATTAATTTCACTGGTTCTGACATGACTGCCTTTCAGAAGCAGCATCTGCTGGGCACGGAACATCTGTCCTTTGTTGCCCAAAGGACTATTAGCTCAAGAGATCAGAGGAGTGAGAGACCAAAGGCACATGAACAAAGGAAGTAAAGGACCTAAGGGCCTGTAGTGGGAGAAGCCTGCAGGCTGCTGGGCTTCACTGTGCTGCAGTAGTTAAAGCTGATAGTCAGGTCAGGAGCTCTGAAGTTCTTAGTGCACTTGGGACTTTTACCCAAAGTTCAGATATTAGTATAAGTAtcataaatgtattaaaaattttGTTATGGAACTGTGTGAgcaaattttgttttgcttaggtACAGGCTAGTGCAAATGTCCTGAATATGTTTAAAGCAAGCTAAACTGTGTTCATTATGTTCTGTGTCTTAAATGCATCTCAGCTTAGACTATGCATTCAGCTTCTGATCAGTTTATCAGAATGTGACCATTCTGTCATAAGTCACATCTGGAGCCTCCTTTATTTTAGTCCTCAAGTCTATAAAATAGGGACAGTCACAGTTTGGTAACATGAGTCCCTTCTTATACTAGTATCTTTAATTAAgattaattgaaaattaatttatatattatatgtaacaaaaatttCACCAAAATAGAATACATATACCAAAAGTATCTGAACAGTCAATCGGTAAGTTGGCCTTCCATGTAGGCATTAATAAAACAAAGCTCATATTTATGTATTAAGGATCTGATGACCTGCTGAGCAAAGAAACTTATTATAGTGATAATCTAATCATGAATTACAGGATGCCCTCTGCTCTTTATTCTTATTCACTGCAATGCTTCAAGTTCATAGCTGTTGACACCATTGAGTGCTTTAGGACATTGCTGAGCAGTACAATTGGCCTTTTTCAAATCTGTGTTTTTAGCTTGTATTTGCGTAACGCTTCTGAAGCTTTTTTCCTTTACTTAAGAGCCTCTGTTAAACAAGTCAGAATCTGCAATAAAAATCAATTGTCCAActgatgtgtttgttttaaattgaaCTAGATTGCTCTTAAACTCGGGGTAACTGCTGATGATGTAAAGAACGTCATTATCTGGGGAAATCACTCATCAACTCAGTATCCAGACGTCAACCATGCTAAGGTGAAGCTGCAGGGAAAGGAAGTCGGTGTGTATGAAGCCCTGAAAGATGACAGCTGGCTCAAGGGGGAGTTCATCACGGTAAGAGCCTGCCCCGCCCTCTGAGcagtcagtcagacagacagacagaccgacccCACTCCCGAGCCGAGTGTCTGGCCAGCGGCTCTGCAAGACTGTCAGTGTTCTTTTGGGTCATACAAAAAGACAGTTCTCATCATCTGATCTGACTTGTGTAACAGTCGAGATTATTGTCCAAGTCAGAAGAACTGAGCCTTCTAGTTTTGTTTATGCCAAGATCTGTTCTCTGTGTTAGTTTGTCGCATGTTCTGTAGGAATTTCTACTTCTTTATCCAAAGAGTCTGGTGCTTATAACTGAATTAGGACAGTGAGATTAACGCTGGAGGAAACCCAGCTAGCTATGGCGGCAGCGACCTTTCCCTGCAGGGTAAGTGGAGCTGGTGAGAACTTTGCTGCCATGCTCAGATAACACTGTCTCTGCTCACACCCAGACTGTGCAACAGCGTGGTGCTGCTGTCATCAAGGCTCGGAAACTGTCCAGTGCAATGTCTGCCGCCAAAGCCATCTCTGACCACATCAGAGACATCTGGTTTGGAACCCCAGAGGTGAGGTTCTCGTTTGTACAAGCCGTTCTTCGTCCCTTGGTGCTAGAGTGTAAAGAGAGCAATTGTGTGCCAGTTCAGTTCATTTCCTCGAGCCTGGGAGCCCAGGAATGTTCCTTAACCTTTCTAAGCTGTGTTGTTACATGACATTTGTCACAAAGGATGTTaggagttaaaggcagttatATATGGTAAGccattctttttgtgtgtgtgtgtgtgtgtgtgtgtgttcttcgagacagggtttctctgtgtagctttgcgcctgccctggaactcactctgtagtgcaagctggcctcgaactcagagatccacctggctgtgcctcccaagtgctgggatcaaaggtgtgcaccaccaccgcctggctgccaTTCTTAAAACCAGGATTGGGCCATAGGATTCTCAGCTATAAAATAAGGGTGgtgttgggggtggagagagatggctcagcagttaagaatgcttgcttctcttgcagaagacccaagttcattcctagcacccatgtcaggcagctcaccaccacctttaactccagctccaaggacctgcgcatacatatgcatgcacacacacatacataaaaatacaaattgttgttcaatcttaaaataaaataagagtggTGGAGCTGTGACCCACTTTGCACATGATCTGGAAGAGTGGATAAGGGGATGTGTGTGAACCAGCACTATTGTGCTCCTCACACAGTAGTCATGCATGCAGTCAAGGAAGTCACCTGCTGTCATTGTAGTTTTACTAGTTGGTTGTGTAAACCAATCCCTGTGAGCCATAATAGTGTGCATCTTCTTCAGGGAGAGTTCGTGTCAATGGGCGTTATCTCTGATGGCAACTCCTATGGTGTTCCTGATGATCTCCTCTACTCGTTCCCTGTCGTGATCAAGGTGGGATGACATCAAAGAGGAGTGCGCGTGCGCacgccatatatatatatatataatatatatatatatatatatatccctaaagTAGATATTCCTTCTAATGCCAAGTCATTAATTAAATACTGAAACTAGTCTGGAAAGCAAGATTCAACTCTTGCTGCTAGATACTTTGTTATTACAGTAATTCTGCATTGTACCCATAAATAGAATCTTATTTTCTCATAAACCTATAGAGTAATGAACATTACTCTTTATTATAATCATGGTATAGTTCATTGTAACTTTCAAAATTCAGTGAGTTTTAAACTCAAGTGTTGTGATATTCATGGCTTTGGAATTGAactgagggaatgaagaaatcaCAGACATGTTCAGaaagctgggattgggtgggTCAGGGACTCTGATGAAGTTACACCAGCAGTAGCCTAGGGACTCAGAGCCTCTATCATGTACAGCTGAGCAGGAGGCAGACTGCTAaagtaggaggtctctgtaggggagcagtcatGCAGGAGGAGGAAGCTTGTTTGATGTGGCTGATACTTTCTGCATACACTGTCAATATCAGTGCTAGGACCAGAGGAAGGCCTTGCCATTCCAATGAGTTGgaggcattggggtccttgacatggtgGTGTTCATGTCAGGAATACTCATTCATATGGGGTACATTTGCTCCCCCACACTAGAGTGCTTGTAGTTCATTGATAATTATGACTTGGGCTTAGACCATGTGTTCTGGAAGAGCTCTTGCCTAGTATGTGGGAGATGCTggctgggtttcatccccagggtgattttaaaaagtggacTCTGGTTCTTGACTGGCTCTTCAGAGTTAGACTCTTAAACAGGCGTGCTTTGAGCTATCATTTCGAGCTAAGCAGTCCCCCGTTGGAAGGTTACTTTGACTTGAACTGAATCTCTTGCAATTGTTCTCTGACAGAATAAGTCCTGGAAGTTTGTTGAAGGCCTCCCTATTAATGATTTCTCCCGTGAGAAGATGGACCTAACTGCAAAGGAACTGGccgaagaaaaagaaactgcttttgaaTTTCTCGCCTCTGCATGACTAGACAATCTTGTTGATGTCAGTAAATACCCCAAAGCTGAGGAATCAAAATGTCGTCTTTGAGCCTAGTACCAAACAGTAATAATGCTATACTCAAATTGTGAACAGCAACATTTTAAATAGTGTGTTTAAATAGCTTCATTGTTCAGATCTGTGAAAGTCTATCATGCTGTTACTGTTGATCTAAATAAAAGTGTATTCAAGTGATAGTGTCTCAGCCTGTATTCCTAGCTAATATTTAGTATCTTCAGAAACCAGTTTGCTCCAACAGattgtaattttactttttttttttggtttttcgagacagggtttctctgtgtagctttgcgcctttcctggagctcagtctgtagtccaggctggcctcgaactcacagagatccgcctggctctgcctcccaagtgctgggattaaaggcatgcaccactgccaccgccgccgccaccaccacccagcgtaattttacttttttaaattcagtaaaagaaagatggaaagtgTTAAAGTAAACCATTACACAGATGGAAAGCTCAACAGATCTAGTTTAGAAAGATCTCATTACTTAGACGAGTCATTTATATTGTTAAATCTTTGCAGGTTCATGTTTTGCtgataatttgattttaaaattagctATAACAAGACTGCAGGTAATATTCTATCTTCCTTAATTTTTTCTATAGCAGAATAAGGAATCATTAATATTTCATGGCCAATAAATACCACAGTGTTAATGTTTATGATTTAAAATTGGAAATAATACTAGAAAAAGTGGTTTTGAGGCAGTCTGTTTTCCATAAGAACATATGCATTGTCTTTTCATCTTTGTGCTCAATACCAGTGAAGGTGTGGGAAGTACGCTATGTCAGAAACAGATGAACACTATCGGTCTTTCCTCAGTGTCAaatttattgaataacaataAATTGACAAGGCATGACAGTTTCATTGATAGCAATTTGCCCAAATACCCCAGCTATTCTGGATCCACCTCCCTCAACTCCCACCTCCAGCCAAGGAGAATATGGGTTTTTTATTCTAATCTTAATAATAGCTAGGTTAGGTCACAACTTACTCCTTTAAGACAGTGATCACTCTAGGAAATCAAGCTTGAAGCCTGAGGAAATCAGACTACCTCACCCCTACTCGCAACTCTGTGGTAGAGTTAAGACAGCGGTCTGCTGTGGCTGACAGACAGCTCTTAACTTAGGCTCTTCCGTGTTCTTTGTCA includes the following:
- the Mdh1 gene encoding malate dehydrogenase, cytoplasmic, encoding MSEPIRVLVTGAAGQIAYSLLYSIGNGSVFGKDQPIILVLLDITPMMAVLDGVLMELQDCALPLLKDIIATDKEEVAFKDLDVAVLVGSMPRREGMERKDLLKANVKIFKAQGSALEKYAKKSVKVIVVGNPANTNCLTASKAAPSIPKENFSCLTRLDHNRAKSQIALKLGVTADDVKNVIIWGNHSSTQYPDVNHAKVKLQGKEVGVYEALKDDSWLKGEFITTVQQRGAAVIKARKLSSAMSAAKAISDHIRDIWFGTPEGEFVSMGVISDGNSYGVPDDLLYSFPVVIKNKSWKFVEGLPINDFSREKMDLTAKELAEEKETAFEFLASA